From Sphingomonas bisphenolicum, one genomic window encodes:
- a CDS encoding DODA-type extradiol aromatic ring-opening family dioxygenase — protein sequence MSTQPTLFIPHGGGPCFFMDPTDPDHPHSDPMWRPMQAYLAGLIATLPERPRAILLVSGHWEEESFTVHVGERPPLLFDYYGFPPHTYTLRWDAPGAPELARRATALLQSSGFATAEEATRGWDHGVFVPLKVALPDADIPVAQLSLHHDLDPAAHIAAGRALAPLRDEGVLIVGSGMSFHNLRVRGPQAIAPSTAWDYALTAAVTDPDPQSRAARVAAWDHLPQARFAHPREEHLLPLMVALGAGGDDAATCDHRSSVMGWSVSGYRFG from the coding sequence ATGTCTACCCAGCCAACCCTTTTCATCCCCCATGGCGGCGGTCCCTGCTTCTTCATGGACCCGACCGATCCGGACCATCCGCACAGCGACCCGATGTGGCGGCCGATGCAGGCCTATCTCGCCGGTCTGATCGCGACCCTGCCCGAACGGCCGCGCGCGATCCTGCTGGTGTCGGGCCATTGGGAGGAGGAATCCTTCACTGTCCATGTCGGCGAACGGCCGCCTTTGCTGTTCGACTATTATGGCTTTCCGCCGCACACCTATACGCTGCGCTGGGACGCGCCGGGTGCGCCCGAACTGGCGCGCCGCGCCACCGCGCTGCTGCAGTCGAGCGGCTTCGCCACGGCGGAGGAAGCTACGCGGGGCTGGGACCATGGCGTCTTCGTGCCGCTGAAGGTCGCATTGCCCGATGCGGACATTCCCGTCGCCCAACTGTCGCTGCACCATGACCTCGATCCGGCCGCCCATATCGCGGCCGGGCGTGCGCTGGCTCCGCTGCGCGACGAAGGCGTGCTGATCGTCGGGTCGGGCATGAGTTTCCACAATCTGCGGGTGCGCGGGCCGCAGGCGATCGCACCGTCGACCGCCTGGGACTATGCGCTGACCGCCGCCGTGACCGATCCCGATCCGCAGAGCCGGGCGGCGCGTGTCGCTGCCTGGGACCATCTGCCGCAGGCCCGCTTCGCCCATCCGCGCGAGGAGCATCTGTTGCCGCTGATGGTGGCGCTGGGCGCGGGCGGCGACGATGCCGCCACCTGCGACCATCGCAGCTCGGTCATGGGCTGGTCGGTGTCGGGTTACCGCTTCGGCTGA
- a CDS encoding HWE histidine kinase domain-containing protein translates to MADREVPDTIFTVDLDNCDREPIHVLGTVQPFGFLIALTADWLVSRVSANSAQFIGLSPDDMLGKPVHTLLDGEAIHALRNRITLLRGPDSVERLFSIPLMTGGPAFDVAVHFSGPLVVVEAEPAAHDEMEASSTVRSMVARLAQADSMTAFLRDGARQVRALTGFDRVMVYRFADGGDGEVVAEALKPGIESFFGLHYPASDIPAQARALYLRNIFRVIADVKAQPVPIVPQLDPTGAALDMSLCLTRAVSPIHIEYLGNMGVGASLSISIIVEGKLWGLFACHHYAPRLPTFAQRSAAELFGQIFSMMLESRERGDTATYEGKARQVADRLMSAVAQDHDLLTNARWLGDIIFDTIPADGVGVYIDGQMTFSGLAPDEPAFVAIVSMMNRVAASQVYTTDNLSSVLPEAAAYADRVSGLLAIPLSRRPRDYVVLFRAEQLRSVRWAGKPEKDIEYGPNGPRLTPRKSFESWSELVKGVALPFLPAELRVAEALRTALLEVILRLSDSADAERQRAHEKQELLIAELNHRVRNILSLIRGLLSQTRDSARSVDEFIGTLESRVHALARAHDQITADRWSPARLYDLIEVESGAYLGERSDRVRLSGPNVLLTPGCFTVLALVIHEMLTNAAKYGALSDSGVVAIDWRVDEDGSLLIDWTESGGPAVIAPTRRGFGSTVIERSIPYDLGGHAEINYRLAGIEAHFCIPSAHVVSVLPDVTGTDRAKPVAVVEPGLLKGRTVLLVEDNMIIAMDGEDALRDLGAEVMTAASIGRAREAIAIQPVDLAVLDFNLGHETSLPIADLLAARGIPFIFATGYGDGLELPAQFADVTLLKKPYSSVTLAQALTPVIDAAP, encoded by the coding sequence ATGGCTGACCGGGAAGTCCCCGACACGATCTTTACGGTCGACCTCGACAATTGCGATCGGGAGCCGATCCATGTGCTGGGGACGGTTCAGCCCTTCGGCTTCCTGATCGCGCTGACCGCCGACTGGCTGGTGTCGCGCGTATCGGCCAATAGCGCGCAGTTCATCGGCCTCTCGCCCGACGACATGCTGGGCAAGCCGGTCCATACCCTGCTGGATGGGGAAGCGATTCACGCGCTGCGCAATCGCATCACCCTGTTGCGCGGTCCCGACTCGGTCGAGCGGCTCTTTTCGATCCCGCTGATGACGGGCGGCCCGGCGTTCGACGTGGCGGTCCATTTCTCCGGCCCGCTGGTGGTGGTCGAGGCGGAGCCGGCGGCGCATGACGAGATGGAGGCGAGCAGCACCGTCCGTTCCATGGTCGCCAGGCTCGCCCAGGCCGATAGCATGACCGCCTTCCTGCGTGACGGCGCGCGCCAGGTGCGGGCGCTGACCGGGTTCGACCGGGTGATGGTCTATCGCTTCGCCGATGGCGGGGACGGCGAAGTGGTCGCCGAAGCCTTGAAGCCGGGCATCGAGAGCTTCTTCGGTCTCCATTATCCCGCATCCGACATTCCTGCACAGGCGCGGGCGCTTTACCTGCGCAATATCTTCCGCGTGATCGCCGATGTGAAGGCGCAGCCGGTGCCCATCGTGCCGCAGCTCGACCCGACCGGCGCGGCGCTCGACATGTCGCTCTGCCTGACCCGTGCCGTGTCGCCAATCCATATCGAATATCTCGGCAATATGGGGGTGGGCGCCTCGCTCTCCATCTCCATCATCGTGGAGGGCAAGTTGTGGGGGCTGTTCGCCTGCCACCATTATGCTCCGCGCCTGCCGACCTTTGCGCAGCGCAGCGCCGCCGAACTGTTCGGCCAGATTTTCTCGATGATGCTGGAAAGCCGCGAGCGCGGCGACACCGCCACCTATGAAGGCAAGGCGCGGCAGGTGGCCGACCGGCTGATGTCGGCCGTGGCGCAGGATCATGATCTGCTGACCAACGCCCGCTGGCTGGGTGATATCATCTTCGACACCATCCCCGCCGATGGGGTGGGCGTTTATATCGACGGGCAGATGACCTTTTCGGGCCTTGCTCCCGACGAACCCGCCTTTGTCGCGATCGTGTCGATGATGAACCGTGTCGCCGCCAGTCAGGTCTATACCACCGACAATCTGTCGTCGGTCTTGCCGGAGGCCGCCGCCTATGCCGATCGCGTGTCTGGCCTGCTGGCGATCCCGCTGTCGCGCCGTCCGCGCGACTATGTCGTGCTGTTTCGCGCCGAACAATTGCGGTCGGTGCGTTGGGCGGGCAAGCCGGAAAAGGACATCGAATATGGCCCCAACGGGCCGCGCCTGACCCCGCGCAAAAGTTTCGAATCCTGGTCGGAACTGGTGAAGGGCGTGGCGCTGCCGTTCCTGCCCGCCGAGCTGCGCGTGGCCGAAGCGCTGCGTACCGCCCTGCTGGAAGTGATTCTGCGCCTGTCCGATTCCGCCGATGCCGAACGGCAGCGGGCGCATGAGAAGCAGGAATTGCTGATCGCCGAACTCAACCATCGGGTGCGCAACATCCTGTCGCTGATCCGCGGGCTGTTGTCGCAGACGCGGGATAGCGCGCGATCGGTCGACGAATTTATCGGCACGCTGGAAAGCCGCGTGCATGCGCTGGCCCGCGCCCATGACCAGATCACGGCCGATCGCTGGAGCCCGGCGCGCCTCTACGATCTGATCGAGGTCGAATCGGGCGCCTATCTGGGCGAACGCAGCGACCGGGTCCGGCTGTCCGGGCCGAATGTGCTGCTGACGCCGGGCTGCTTCACCGTGCTGGCGCTGGTGATCCACGAAATGCTGACCAATGCCGCCAAATATGGCGCGCTGTCGGACAGCGGCGTGGTCGCGATCGACTGGCGGGTGGACGAGGATGGCAGCCTGCTGATCGACTGGACCGAAAGCGGCGGCCCGGCGGTGATCGCGCCGACGCGGCGCGGCTTCGGATCGACCGTGATCGAGCGATCCATTCCCTATGATCTGGGCGGCCATGCTGAAATCAACTATCGGCTGGCGGGCATCGAGGCGCATTTCTGCATTCCGTCGGCCCATGTCGTGTCCGTGCTGCCCGATGTGACGGGTACCGATCGCGCGAAACCGGTGGCGGTGGTCGAACCCGGCCTGCTGAAGGGGCGCACCGTCCTGCTGGTCGAGGATAATATGATCATCGCCATGGATGGCGAGGATGCGTTGCGCGACCTGGGTGCGGAGGTGATGACCGCGGCCAGCATCGGCCGCGCGCGGGAGGCGATCGCGATCCAGCCGGTCGACCTGGCGGTGCTGGACTTCAACCTGGGGCATGAAACCAGCCTGCCGATCGCGGACCTGCTGGCGGCGCGCGGCATTCCCTTCATCTTTGCCACCGGCTATGGCGATGGGCTGGAATTGCCGGCGCAGTTTGCAGATGTGACCCTGCTCAAAAAGCCCTATTCCAGCGTGACGCTGGCGCAGGCGCTGACGCCGGTGATCGACGCGGCGCCCTGA
- a CDS encoding biliverdin-producing heme oxygenase has product MTISPDAGQTRQALREATMESHRRVDSIYAGFALDSVIDYRAFLTAHAKALGGLEAAARPDAPRLPLLAQDLSALDLPLPDPLPLEARPGDGFHWGLRYALEGSRLGGAMLSRQVAPGLPRAYLSAAHGKGEWIAFQQALDSAAREGGEGWLDDAVQGAQAAFALFAQAGQAADQAVGHG; this is encoded by the coding sequence GTGACGATATCTCCCGATGCTGGCCAGACCCGCCAGGCCTTGCGCGAAGCGACGATGGAAAGCCATCGGCGGGTCGATTCCATCTATGCCGGTTTTGCGCTCGATTCGGTGATCGATTATCGCGCCTTTCTGACGGCCCATGCCAAGGCTCTGGGCGGTCTCGAAGCCGCGGCCCGGCCCGATGCGCCGCGGCTGCCGCTGCTGGCGCAGGATCTGTCGGCGCTCGACCTCCCTTTGCCCGATCCGCTGCCATTGGAGGCGCGTCCGGGCGACGGCTTCCATTGGGGGCTGCGTTATGCGCTCGAAGGATCGCGGCTGGGCGGCGCGATGCTGTCGCGCCAGGTCGCGCCGGGCCTGCCCAGGGCTTATCTGTCGGCCGCGCATGGCAAGGGCGAATGGATAGCCTTCCAGCAGGCGCTCGACAGCGCCGCGCGCGAAGGCGGCGAAGGCTGGCTGGACGACGCCGTGCAGGGCGCGCAGGCGGCCTTCGCCCTGTTCGCGCAGGCCGGCCAGGCGGCCGATCAGGCGGTCGGCCATGGCTGA
- a CDS encoding RcnB family protein: protein MLAGLMTATLLSGVAPAYAQNNPEQRGNRGGERAGRAEGGVAISRGNRMDQPRGEAQAQRWQQRMAERPAPQMAPPRPEVRPERRLEQRPEQRANPQWRGDQNRPGTPAQREARQDRRDDRQQNWQDRRNDQRESPPVWRNGRRDITQDLRNARREDRQDWRNDRREDRQDWRNDRRDDRRWTENRGQAGANWNNGRRYDDRTRWSNQRRWDNGWRQDRRYDWNSYRNRYGDRYRMGRYYAPRGWDYGYRRFSVGIVLNSLLYSNNYWLDDPYSYRLPPAYGTLRWIRYYDDALLVDIRDGYVVDVINNFFW, encoded by the coding sequence ATGCTGGCAGGTCTGATGACCGCAACGCTGCTGAGCGGCGTCGCACCGGCCTATGCCCAGAACAACCCGGAGCAGCGCGGCAATCGCGGTGGCGAGCGGGCTGGCCGCGCCGAAGGCGGCGTCGCCATATCCCGCGGCAACCGCATGGACCAGCCGCGCGGCGAAGCGCAGGCGCAACGCTGGCAGCAGCGCATGGCCGAACGGCCCGCGCCGCAGATGGCGCCGCCGCGACCGGAAGTGCGCCCCGAGCGCCGCCTCGAGCAACGCCCTGAACAGCGCGCCAATCCGCAATGGCGGGGCGATCAGAACCGCCCCGGCACGCCGGCGCAGCGCGAAGCGCGCCAGGACCGGCGCGACGATCGCCAGCAAAATTGGCAGGACCGTCGCAATGACCAACGCGAAAGCCCGCCCGTCTGGCGCAATGGCCGTCGCGACATCACGCAGGATTTGCGGAACGCTCGGCGGGAGGATCGCCAGGACTGGCGCAACGATCGGCGGGAGGACCGTCAGGACTGGCGCAATGACCGCAGGGACGATCGCCGCTGGACCGAGAATCGCGGTCAGGCCGGCGCCAACTGGAATAATGGTCGCCGCTATGACGATCGCACGCGCTGGAGCAATCAGCGACGCTGGGACAATGGCTGGCGTCAGGATCGGCGTTACGACTGGAACAGCTATCGCAACCGCTATGGCGACCGTTATCGCATGGGCCGCTATTATGCCCCGCGCGGCTGGGACTATGGATATCGCCGCTTTTCGGTGGGTATCGTGCTGAACAGCCTGCTCTATTCCAACAACTACTGGCTGGACGATCCCTACAGCTACCGCTTGCCGCCAGCCTATGGCACGCTGCGCTGGATCCGTTACTATGACGATGCCCTGCTGGTCGATATTCGCGACGGCTATGTGGTTGACGTGATCAACAATTTCTTCTGGTGA
- a CDS encoding prolyl hydroxylase family protein gives MSEDRDDGGTASPLRAGIGEDVRKRLDRNPMVHRIDAPQLEIYGRQDFLSAEETAGLRAMIDADAKPSTLFSGSANADYRTSHSCNLNPWDKLVLAVSDRICALTGLPARHGETLQGQRYAPGQEYKVHCDYFPVTASYWPQMRTSGGQRTWTAMIYLSPVEAGGETHFPQCEFMVPPVEGMILIWNNMDRDGAPNRFSLHAARPVERGTKYVVTKWFRERPWG, from the coding sequence ATGAGCGAAGACAGGGATGATGGCGGCACCGCGTCGCCGCTGCGCGCCGGTATCGGCGAGGATGTGCGCAAACGGCTGGACCGCAATCCGATGGTGCATCGCATCGACGCTCCGCAACTCGAAATCTACGGACGCCAGGATTTTCTGAGCGCGGAAGAAACGGCGGGCCTGCGCGCGATGATCGACGCCGACGCCAAACCGTCCACCCTGTTTTCGGGCAGCGCCAACGCCGATTATCGCACCAGTCATAGCTGCAACCTCAATCCCTGGGACAAGCTCGTGCTGGCGGTGAGCGACCGCATCTGCGCACTGACCGGCCTGCCCGCCCGCCATGGCGAAACGCTGCAGGGACAACGCTACGCCCCGGGCCAGGAATATAAGGTCCATTGCGACTATTTCCCGGTCACCGCCAGCTACTGGCCGCAAATGCGCACCAGCGGCGGGCAGCGGACATGGACCGCCATGATCTATCTGTCGCCGGTCGAGGCTGGCGGCGAAACCCATTTCCCGCAATGCGAATTCATGGTGCCGCCGGTCGAGGGCATGATCCTGATCTGGAATAATATGGACCGCGACGGCGCGCCCAACCGCTTCAGCCTCCATGCGGCGCGGCCCGTCGAACGGGGCACCAAATATGTCGTCACCAAATGGTTTCGCGAACGCCCCTGGGGCTGA
- a CDS encoding RcnB family protein, with the protein MRKLIILGLLAATVAPSVASAQSYGEVRRSERNLREEKRDLRQAQRYGDRRDVREARRDVRDARQEAREDWRDYRRTHRDVYRGGNWRAPFRYSQWNAGAQLRPAYYSSRYYITDINRYRLPRPGVNQRWVRHYNDVLLVNVRTGRVITAHRAFFW; encoded by the coding sequence ATGCGTAAACTCATCATCCTGGGTCTGCTTGCCGCCACCGTCGCACCGAGCGTCGCGTCGGCCCAATCCTACGGCGAGGTGCGCCGCAGCGAACGCAATCTGCGTGAGGAGAAGCGCGACCTGCGCCAGGCGCAGCGCTATGGCGACCGCCGCGACGTGCGTGAAGCGCGCCGGGACGTTCGTGACGCCCGTCAGGAAGCGCGCGAAGACTGGCGCGATTATCGTCGCACCCATCGCGATGTCTATCGCGGCGGCAACTGGCGTGCGCCGTTCCGTTACAGCCAGTGGAATGCCGGGGCGCAACTTCGTCCTGCCTATTATAGCTCGCGCTATTACATCACCGACATCAACCGCTATCGCCTGCCCCGCCCGGGCGTGAACCAGCGCTGGGTGCGGCATTATAACGACGTGCTGCTGGTCAATGTTCGCACCGGCCGGGTGATTACGGCCCATCGCGCCTTCTTCTGGTAA
- a CDS encoding lysine--tRNA ligase — MTMSDIIRTAATASKAWPYEEARKLLKRYASGAPDKGHVLFETGYGPSGLPHIGTFNEVLRTTMVRNAFHALSDIPTRLVAFSDDLDGFRKVPDNVPNQAMLSEYLGKPLTQVPDPFEKFESFAHHNNAMLRDFLDSFGFDYEFVSATEQYQAGAFDEALRQVLRRYQAIMDIMLPTLRKERQATYSPVLPISPKSGIVLQVPVEVIDAEAGIVRFVDDGETIEQSILGGAAKLQWKVDWAMRWYALGVDYEMAGKDLIDSVTQSSKICRALGGRPPEGFNYEMFLDEKGEKISKSKGNGLSLEQWLTYGPQESLAFYAYREPKKAKQLHMGVIPRAVDEYWQFRGNYSKQAIEQQLGNPVHHIHDGKLPQGELPVTFGLLLNLVGVMGDASREQVWSYLQNYVPGASAQTYPELDALIGHALAYHRDFVAPTLKRRAPDANEAAALRRLDAELAALPEGASAEDIQNIVYAIGKDEAFGFAELRDWFKALYQTLLGADQGPRMGSFIALYGIENSRTLIAQALAA; from the coding sequence ATGACCATGTCCGACATCATCCGCACCGCCGCGACCGCCTCCAAGGCCTGGCCCTATGAAGAAGCCCGCAAGCTTCTGAAGCGCTATGCCAGCGGCGCGCCGGACAAGGGACATGTCCTGTTCGAGACCGGCTATGGTCCGTCGGGCCTGCCGCATATCGGCACCTTCAACGAAGTGTTGCGCACGACGATGGTGCGCAACGCCTTCCACGCGCTGTCGGACATTCCCACCCGGCTGGTGGCGTTCAGCGACGATCTGGACGGGTTCCGCAAGGTGCCCGACAATGTGCCGAACCAGGCGATGCTGAGCGAATATCTGGGCAAGCCGCTGACGCAGGTGCCCGATCCGTTCGAAAAGTTCGAAAGCTTCGCGCATCATAATAATGCGATGCTGCGCGACTTTCTCGACAGTTTCGGCTTCGACTATGAATTCGTCTCTGCGACAGAGCAATATCAGGCTGGCGCTTTCGACGAAGCGCTGCGCCAGGTGCTGCGCCGTTATCAGGCGATCATGGACATCATGCTGCCGACCCTGCGCAAGGAACGGCAGGCGACCTATTCGCCGGTCCTGCCGATAAGCCCGAAGAGCGGCATCGTGCTACAGGTGCCGGTCGAGGTGATCGACGCCGAAGCCGGCATCGTCCGCTTCGTCGATGACGGCGAGACGATCGAACAATCGATCCTGGGCGGCGCGGCCAAGCTGCAATGGAAGGTCGACTGGGCGATGCGCTGGTATGCACTGGGCGTCGATTATGAAATGGCGGGCAAGGATCTGATCGATTCGGTTACCCAGTCGTCCAAGATTTGCCGCGCGCTCGGCGGCCGCCCGCCTGAAGGCTTCAACTACGAGATGTTCCTTGACGAGAAGGGCGAGAAAATCTCCAAGTCCAAGGGCAATGGCCTCAGCCTCGAACAATGGCTGACCTACGGCCCGCAGGAAAGTCTGGCCTTCTACGCCTATCGCGAGCCGAAGAAGGCGAAGCAGCTCCACATGGGCGTCATCCCGCGCGCAGTGGACGAATATTGGCAGTTCCGCGGCAATTATTCCAAGCAGGCGATCGAGCAGCAACTCGGCAATCCGGTCCATCACATCCATGACGGCAAGCTGCCGCAAGGTGAGTTGCCGGTGACCTTCGGCCTGCTGCTGAACCTCGTCGGCGTGATGGGCGACGCCAGCCGGGAGCAGGTCTGGTCCTATCTGCAAAATTACGTTCCGGGGGCGAGCGCGCAAACCTATCCGGAACTGGACGCGCTGATCGGCCATGCGCTGGCCTATCATCGCGATTTCGTCGCGCCGACGCTCAAGCGCCGTGCGCCCGACGCCAATGAGGCGGCTGCGCTGCGCCGGTTGGATGCCGAACTGGCTGCGCTGCCGGAAGGCGCATCGGCCGAGGATATCCAGAATATCGTCTATGCCATCGGCAAGGACGAGGCGTTCGGCTTCGCCGAGCTGCGCGACTGGTTCAAGGCGCTCTACCAGACGCTGCTGGGCGCCGATCAGGGGCCGCGCATGGGCAGCTTCATCGCGCTGTACGGTATCGAGAACAGCCGGACGCTGATTGCGCAGGCGCTCGCCGCCTGA
- a CDS encoding PilZ domain-containing protein, whose translation MQIQRSRERIAVEIPIVVTTVLDSLDGVIVDLSEGGAQVVGCTLPARSQCQIDLDGYIVFGTVRWSEEDRMGIRFPYELSDGPLYEQLEMARAAKRAPAAFQPRIPAGFGGASIGGGGFGRRTG comes from the coding sequence ATGCAGATTCAGCGCAGCCGCGAGCGCATAGCCGTGGAGATCCCCATCGTCGTTACGACGGTGCTGGACAGCCTGGACGGCGTGATCGTCGACCTGAGCGAAGGCGGCGCCCAAGTGGTGGGCTGCACCCTGCCTGCACGGTCGCAATGCCAGATCGATCTGGACGGCTATATCGTCTTCGGCACGGTCCGCTGGTCCGAAGAGGACCGGATGGGCATCCGCTTCCCCTATGAGTTGAGCGACGGCCCGCTTTACGAGCAGCTTGAAATGGCCCGCGCCGCCAAACGCGCGCCGGCCGCCTTTCAGCCGCGCATCCCGGCCGGCTTCGGCGGCGCCAGCATCGGCGGCGGTGGTTTCGGACGGCGCACGGGCTGA